In the Castor canadensis chromosome 1, mCasCan1.hap1v2, whole genome shotgun sequence genome, AATGACTTTCAGAGGCTTCTCAGAATTCCCTTTGGAGTCATAATAATGAGAATGGCCACCTCACAGGCTGCAGGAAGGATTCAGTGAGTTAATAAATGGGAAGTTCTTAGAACATGCCAGAGAGAACTCAGCAGAAAGCACTAGGTGAGTGTTTGCTGTTAGTGTTACCAGTGTGCTGCAGGCAGCTATGCTAGGTGCCCCACAGGTGGCCTCACCTGAGGTGGAAAATGTGGGAGCAGGGCAGGGCCTGCAGCCGGCTGTTCTTCTCGCCTATGGACTCGCCGCACAGGCCACAGTAGAGCTCTGTTTCTTCCACGCACTCGTGGAACCGCACGACGTGCGCACGCAGCTCTTGCTGCAGCCCCTTGCTGCGGCAGATGGCCTCGCTCAGGCAGTGCAGCTTGAGCTGGCTCAGCTGGAGCCATGCGAACAGGAGAGTGAGGCAGGGGACAAGACCAAGGCCAGTTCCAGTCCCAGTCACTGCCCTGCCTTGCTGTTGGACCTAGGAAAAAACATCCtgccctctctgtgtctctgattCCCTTCCAGCAAAATGGGAGGATAGGTGAGATCAGAGGTCTCCATCCTTAGAAATGCCTAGGAACCCCCCATTTTGGggcgctggggattgaactcagggccttgaacttggttggcaagtattctaccatacCCCCTCaggtctttttgtttgtatttttgtttctgagtCACAGTCTCGCTAactttactcaggctggcctaaaactcacaatcctcctacctctgcctcccaattagctaggattacaggcatgagccacctgcaacTGGCTTCATTAACATTTCTGATCAGCCTGACTCCTCTGTATACCTGAATGGCTGGAATCTAAtcaaaagtaaatatattttgctattttagtTGGAATGTGCACCAGATCTCAGAGAAATGCACCTCTTCGAGACACTAAGcctgtttttaagattttaaggTTTGGATATGATTGTTAAACTTGGGCATATACTATGGAAAGAACATTGTATTTGGCATTACAACTGATCAGTTAGTAGGTGAAGGACCTTGACTGCCTCTCAGAGCCCCACTTTCCCCATTTACAAAATGGGGTTGCTGGATCCACCTCACAGAGAAGAACTGGAACCTATGAGGATCTGtgcctgcccagctcccaggcagTGGAGGCCACTGTTTGGAGTTATAATGAACAGCAAAAGGCTCTGGAGACTTTGGCTATCCTCCCATCTATGAAATTTTTGCCCACCCCAGAAGTGCTCTCCAGGTGGAAGAGAGATCCAGGGAGCTGGAGACGGCTGCTGCAGGCAGCTCCTAGAGGGCATGAGCAAGTCCCAGCAAACTTCCCCCAAGCTCCTGTCTCCCCCACACACGCTTTGGCTCTTGACCCCAGACCCAGGAGACACAATTATGTCTGACCTTGTTCCCCACCTCCTCGGCCAGGTCCTGGGCTCGCTCAATGGTGTCCAGAGCCTGGAAGGTTAACAGAGACCAGGGCTGTGGGCAGTGTATCTGACAAACCTTGACTCATAGCAAAGAAAGGGAGGATGGGCCTGGGGAGGGCAATAGGCTGGGGCCACTGCCCTGTAAGTGAAGGTAGCAGGGAGAGATGGGCACAGTTCCAAGAGCTGTGTGAATGAGTGACCCACACCTTGGTTTCTGCAGACACAGAACGGGCAGAACACACCTGTCCCGCAGGATGCTGTGAGATCACAGGAGGCAGTTAAAGTgtcccagagttaaaatgtcccaGCTCTGGCCCTTTTCTAGCTGTGGGTGCCTGGGCAAGTCATGGGCCTCCTATGAGCTTGGAAAATACCTAGCAATGTCCTGGCCTCATAGGAACAAGACAAGGCTAAATGTACAGAGAGGTTGAGAGATCCCTGCCCAGGACCAGACCCACAGATTTCGGCTGACTACTGGCCCCAAGCCACCTCACCTTGTCCAGTGATTTCCTGGCCATCCAGCACTTGGCAACACCCAGCAGCACCTGCACCTGACCCAGGCGGTTTCCAATCTCTGTCATGATGCTCATGGCAGAGTCGTACCTAGGGAAGGCTGTCTGAAGACCAGAGTAGAAGTGGAATCAGGCCAGGGCAGGCCTGAACCACCCCCAGCCTCATCCTGGTGACCTCACCTCCAGGTCCCCACGGCTCCGGTGGATGTCGGCAAAGCAGAGCAGGCAGAGAGCCTGAAGTGGCCGGTCCCCGTGCTGCAGAGCAATCTTCATGGACTCCTGAAAGGAAGGCTGGTCACTCATGGGGTGCTCTCTGCCCAGCAGTTCCCTCACATAAGGAACAGTTCAGGGATCATGAAATCCTCAGATCCTAATACACCCATCATGGTGCTGAGGCCTCCTGCATCCTGCTGAGCCCATTGTCCCAAGGAGATGGCTACTGTCATTTGACAGAGGGTGTTGGGAACAGAGGAGACCCCTTCCCTTGAGGATGGACTGGAAGGGAATGAGTTCTGGGGTAGAGCTGGGGGACTCAGCTGGAGAGAGCTTGGCCATGGGCAAGCCT is a window encoding:
- the Rapsn gene encoding 43 kDa receptor-associated protein of the synapse isoform X4 — translated: MGQDQTKQQIEKGLQLYQSNQTEKALHVWMKVLEKSSDLVGRFRVLGCLVTAHSEMGRYKEMLKDYEKALFFPCKAAELVNDYGKGWSLKYRAMSQYHMAVAYRLLGHLGSAMECCEESMKIALQHGDRPLQALCLLCFADIHRSRGDLETAFPRYDSAMSIMTEIGNRLGQVQVLLGVAKCWMARKSLDKALDTIERAQDLAEEVGNKVQQQGRAVTGTGTGLGLVPCLTLLFAWLQLSQLKLHCLSEAICRSKGLQQELRAHVVRFHECVEETELYCGLCGESIGEKNSRLQALPCSHIFHLRCLQNNGTRSCPNCRRSSMKPGFV